The sequence below is a genomic window from Thiomonas sp. FB-Cd.
TGCGCGCGACGTCAGCCGGCTGAACCATCGCGACGCGACAGGGCCGGTGCGGCGCGCCATGGCATCACTTTGGCGCTGTGATCGACGGGCCGAGTCGCCTTAGCCGCCTTTGAACGCCGCGGCACGCTGCCAGGGCGTTACACGCGCACCGGCTGGTGCAACTCGGGCATCGATTGGTGCCTGCATCGGTGCACTCGGCCGCCGAGGCGCGGAAGCTCGTCCTGAGAGCCCGGCGATCCATCTGCGCAACGCCCCGCCCGATGCCGCTCGGTGGTCCACCGCCCTGGCACCCGAGATTGCTCAGGATGTGGCGCCGGCGAGTCCTTCAATGGCCTGTAGAAAACACGCTTGGCGCGATTTCAGCGCCATAGCGATACGATCGCAATGGCGATCCAGCCCAGGGTGAAATTCACCTTGACCAGCGTATGCATTTGCTGAAGCGATGCGGCGACAACCGCCCATTCCTGGCGTGCTGCGGCGCGGCGCGCGCGCATGAACGGCGCAAAGAAAAGGTGCGCAAAGAGCGCCATCATCACGAGCCCGATGCCGAACATGGCGTGCCAAGCCAACGGCGCGTGCGCAAACCCTACTGGCAGCATCATGCCCAGCCCGCTTGCCAGCAGCAGCGCAATGCTGAGCCACACCAGCGAAAAGAATCGTTGCAGACTGGCCAGCAGAAGGCGCGGCCGCTGCGGCACTTCGAGTTCGGCAAATGCAGCGGGGCGCAGGCTGAACAACACGAAAACCATGCCCCCCATCCAGACAATCGCGCCCAAAAGGTGAAGGAAAATCAGCAATCCGGTCATGCAAGCTCCCTGCAGTCATGCGCCTATTCGAACATGCCAACGCGCCGGCTGCGCAGCCCCTCCTGCCAAGCCTGTTGTGACTGGCCAAGACGTTGATGGACAACAATTCGGCACACGCGCGAGCGAAAAACGGTGAAATGGCCGAAGCCTTCCCGTATACTTTCGCTGTTTAGGCACCTTGAATTGTTACAACTCAAACACAAAAATACGTGGTTTGGGTGATCTCAAGAGATGCTGGTCGATCTGACCTTGGCACCTGATGCCAGCCTCGGATCGGCAACCCCTTCGAATTTCCCGCGGTGCCCAAGACAGTGCAAGCTTCCGATTCCTGGCAGGACGACGCCGACAGCTTTAAGGCGCAGCCGCTCTCGCGAGAGCAGGCGCAGGCGTTGCTGCTTGCAAAGCCGGGCGTCTCGGTGTTTCGCGTCGTCGCGCTGCAGGCGTTGGTGGGCGCCGTGGTGGCAGCGACCGCCTACGGTATCGCAGGGCGAAGCGCGGCCTTGTCGGCGCTGTACGGCTGCGTCGTCGTCATGTTGCCTGCGGCGCTGTTCGCCGGTGGCATGCGCGCGTGGCTGGTCAATCTTCAACCTGCATTCGCCTTGTTCGGCTTCGCCTTTGGCGAGTTGCTGAAGATCGCGCTCACCGTTGTTCTCCTGCTCTTGGCTCCGCGCCTGTTGCCTGGTTTGAACTGGCCCGCAATGTTGATCGGCCTGGTTGCCACGCTGCAGGTGTACTGGATCGCTTTGCTGTTGCGCGGCAAACGGTCCGGCCCCGCAACCAAGCGCTGAGCCCGTCTATCACTGTCCGCGATCGTTCAATCGACTGATCTTCCCATGCCCGCAGAACAGCAAACCATCACCGCCGGCGAATACATCATTCACCACCTGACGCAGTGGACCAGCAGTCCGCGCCTTGGCGTCGTCCAATTCAACATCGTCGACATCGACTCCATCATCTTTGCGGTGGGGCTGGGTTTGCTCGCCTGTTTCCTGCTGTGGCGCGTGGCCAAGAGCATGACGAGCGGCGTGCCGGGGCGGATGCAGGCGGCCGTGGAGTTCCTGGTGGAGTTCGTCGACGAGCAGGCGCGCGGCATCGTTCGCAATGCCAAGTCCCGCGAGTTTGTCGCACCGCTGGCGTTCATCGCGTTCATCTGGATCGTGATGATGAACGCGATGGATTTGTTGCCGGTCGATCTTTTGCCGCGCCTGTGGCAGGGCGCTGGCGCCATGGCCGGGCATGATCCCGAACACATGTACCTGCGCGTGGTGCCGACGGCGGACCTGTCCATCGCCCTTGGCATGTCAATCACCATCCTGCTTCTGAGCCTTTACTACGGCATCAA
It includes:
- a CDS encoding CopD family protein, which translates into the protein MTGLLIFLHLLGAIVWMGGMVFVLFSLRPAAFAELEVPQRPRLLLASLQRFFSLVWLSIALLLASGLGMMLPVGFAHAPLAWHAMFGIGLVMMALFAHLFFAPFMRARRAAARQEWAVVAASLQQMHTLVKVNFTLGWIAIAIVSLWR
- the atpB gene encoding F0F1 ATP synthase subunit A, coding for MPAEQQTITAGEYIIHHLTQWTSSPRLGVVQFNIVDIDSIIFAVGLGLLACFLLWRVAKSMTSGVPGRMQAAVEFLVEFVDEQARGIVRNAKSREFVAPLAFIAFIWIVMMNAMDLLPVDLLPRLWQGAGAMAGHDPEHMYLRVVPTADLSIALGMSITILLLSLYYGIKVKGLGGWVHELFTAPFGNHFLLWPLNFAMQLLEYLAKTLSHGMRLFGNLYAEEILFMIIALMGAAGLSNLTGWALFFGNIVAGLAWSIFSMLIIVLQGFIFMMLTLVYIGQAHDHH
- a CDS encoding ATP synthase subunit I, producing MPKTVQASDSWQDDADSFKAQPLSREQAQALLLAKPGVSVFRVVALQALVGAVVAATAYGIAGRSAALSALYGCVVVMLPAALFAGGMRAWLVNLQPAFALFGFAFGELLKIALTVVLLLLAPRLLPGLNWPAMLIGLVATLQVYWIALLLRGKRSGPATKR